A genome region from Ottowia testudinis includes the following:
- a CDS encoding MlaE family ABC transporter permease: MPDELPRIETERTDQGLRALPLGQWTAGQLSAARVWRGVQAALRGAGGTSGWDLRRVQALDHLGALTLWDHWGRQWPAALEASDEQRALLERVAAFPPEAPRRPPPSLGQRLDALGLAVIGVLRQMRDFVTLMGQLLLDFLRLLANPRRGPWRDFSGHLFRIGAQALPITALVGFLIGVVLAYLMSQVLRQFGAETYIVNILGLALIRELGPLLAAVLIAGRSGSAITAQIGVMRVTEELDAMRVLGIPAGFRLVLPRALALAIAMPLLSVWTTLASLIGGMLAADITLGITPAYFYEALPKVVPLANLTLACAKAAVFGVSIALIGCHYGLRVKPNTESLGQGTTASVVASITAVILIDALFAVLFKSVGMWR, from the coding sequence ATGCCCGACGAATTGCCCCGTATCGAGACCGAGCGCACCGACCAAGGTCTGCGCGCGCTGCCGCTCGGCCAATGGACGGCCGGGCAGCTCAGCGCCGCGCGGGTCTGGCGCGGCGTGCAGGCGGCGCTGCGCGGCGCGGGCGGCACCAGCGGCTGGGATTTGCGCCGCGTGCAGGCGCTCGACCACCTGGGCGCGCTGACGCTGTGGGACCACTGGGGGCGCCAATGGCCGGCCGCGCTCGAGGCCAGCGACGAGCAGCGCGCGCTGCTGGAGCGCGTGGCCGCCTTCCCGCCCGAGGCGCCGCGCCGCCCGCCGCCCAGCCTGGGCCAGCGGCTGGACGCGCTGGGCCTGGCCGTGATCGGGGTCCTGCGGCAGATGCGCGACTTCGTCACCCTGATGGGCCAGCTGCTGCTGGACTTTCTGCGCCTGCTGGCCAACCCGCGGCGCGGGCCGTGGCGTGATTTCTCGGGCCACCTGTTCCGCATCGGCGCGCAGGCGCTGCCCATCACCGCGCTGGTGGGTTTTTTGATTGGCGTGGTGCTGGCCTACCTGATGAGCCAGGTGCTGCGGCAGTTCGGCGCCGAAACCTACATCGTCAACATCCTGGGCCTGGCGCTGATCCGCGAGCTGGGGCCGCTGTTGGCGGCGGTGCTGATTGCCGGTCGTTCGGGCTCGGCCATCACGGCGCAGATCGGCGTCATGCGGGTGACCGAGGAGCTGGACGCGATGCGCGTGCTGGGCATTCCGGCGGGCTTTCGGCTGGTGCTGCCGCGCGCGCTGGCACTGGCCATCGCCATGCCGCTGCTGTCGGTGTGGACCACGCTGGCATCGCTGATCGGCGGCATGCTGGCGGCCGACATCACGCTGGGCATCACGCCGGCCTATTTTTACGAGGCGCTGCCCAAGGTGGTGCCACTGGCCAACCTGACGCTGGCATGCGCCAAGGCGGCGGTGTTCGGCGTGTCGATCGCGCTCATCGGCTGCCATTACGGCCTGCGCGTCAAGCCCAACACCGAGAGCTTGGGGCAGGGCACCACGGCGTCGGTGGTGGCGTCGATCACGGCGGTGATCCTGATCGACGCGCTGTTCGCGGTGCTGTTCAAGAGCGTGGGGATGTGGAGATGA
- a CDS encoding glutathione S-transferase N-terminal domain-containing protein: protein MNTLENFPITRKWPARHPDRLQLYSLATPNGVKVSIMLEETGLPYEAHRVDFVTNDQTSPEFLSLNPNNKIPAIIDPDGPGGQPLALFESGAILIYLAEKTGQLLPKYPAARYHALQWLMFQMGGVGPMFGQLGFFHKFAGKDFEDKRPRDRYVHESARLLGVLNSHLKGRAWMLGDGYSIADIAIFPWVRNLVGFYEAGDLVQFDRFAEVQRVLDAFVARPAVQRGLQVPVA, encoded by the coding sequence ATGAATACCCTCGAAAACTTTCCCATCACGCGCAAGTGGCCGGCGCGCCACCCCGACCGCTTGCAACTCTATTCGCTGGCCACGCCCAACGGCGTGAAGGTGTCGATCATGCTGGAGGAAACCGGCCTGCCCTACGAGGCGCACCGCGTGGACTTTGTGACAAACGACCAGACCTCGCCCGAGTTTTTGTCGCTCAACCCGAACAACAAGATCCCCGCCATCATCGACCCCGACGGCCCGGGCGGCCAGCCGCTGGCGCTGTTCGAGTCGGGCGCCATCCTGATCTACCTGGCCGAAAAGACCGGCCAGCTGCTGCCCAAGTACCCGGCCGCGCGCTACCACGCGCTGCAATGGCTGATGTTCCAGATGGGCGGTGTCGGGCCGATGTTCGGCCAGCTCGGCTTCTTCCACAAATTCGCCGGCAAGGACTTTGAGGACAAGCGCCCGCGCGATCGCTACGTGCATGAGAGCGCGCGCCTGCTCGGCGTGCTGAACAGCCACCTGAAGGGCCGCGCCTGGATGCTGGGCGACGGCTACAGCATCGCCGACATCGCCATCTTTCCGTGGGTGCGCAACCTGGTGGGTTTTTACGAGGCGGGCGATCTGGTGCAGTTCGACCGTTTCGCTGAAGTGCAGCGCGTGCTCGATGCCTTCGTCGCGCGCCCTGCCGTGCAGCGCGGGCTGCAGGTGCCGGTGGCGTGA
- a CDS encoding GMC family oxidoreductase: MSDPTFDFIIVGAGTAGCLLANRLSRDKTKRVLLIEAGHKDNYHWVHIPVGYLYCIGNPRTDWLYQTEPAAGLNGRTLRYPRGKVLGGCSSINGMIYMRGQARDYDQWAQITGEDEWRWEHCLPDFKQHQDYYKLDSCSRLPDKRQSPISSNLPALTSHGGQAHGSAAWHGHGGEWRVEKQRLRWDVLDAFAAAAQEAGIPATGDFNRGNNEGVGYFEVNQKAGWRWNTAKAFLRPALNRPNLTVWTGAHAQRLLLERGDAGLRCVGLALALVRGGQAVTVRAAQEVVLSAGSIGSPQLLQLSGIGPAALLHQHGIPVLADLPGVGANLQDHLQIRSVYKIAGGKTLNQLASTLWGKGLIGLEYAWRRSGPMSMAPSQLGAFTRSSPAFEWPNIEYHVQPLSLDAFGEPLHAFPAITASVCNLNPTSRGSVQIKSRRFEDAPAIAPNYLATDEDRQVAADSLRVTRRIMAQPAMARFKPEEFKPGAQYQSDEELTRLAGDIASTIFHPVGTTKMGRGDDPLAVLTPRLQVRDGAGGLIAGLRVVDAGAMPTITSGNTNSPTLMMAEKAARWMVGG, from the coding sequence ATGAGCGATCCCACCTTTGACTTCATCATCGTCGGCGCCGGCACCGCCGGCTGCCTGCTGGCCAACCGCCTCTCGCGCGACAAAACCAAGCGCGTGCTGCTGATCGAGGCTGGCCACAAGGACAACTACCACTGGGTGCACATCCCCGTGGGTTACCTGTACTGCATCGGCAACCCGCGCACCGACTGGCTGTACCAGACCGAACCCGCCGCCGGCCTGAACGGCCGCACGCTGCGCTACCCGCGCGGCAAGGTGCTGGGCGGCTGCAGCAGCATCAACGGCATGATTTACATGCGCGGCCAGGCGCGCGACTACGACCAGTGGGCGCAAATCACGGGCGAGGACGAATGGCGCTGGGAACATTGCCTGCCCGACTTCAAGCAGCACCAGGATTACTACAAATTGGATAGCTGCTCGCGCTTGCCAGACAAGCGGCAGAGCCCGATTTCATCGAACCTCCCGGCCTTGACCAGCCACGGCGGCCAAGCCCACGGCAGCGCCGCGTGGCACGGCCATGGCGGCGAGTGGCGCGTCGAGAAGCAGCGCCTGCGCTGGGACGTGCTCGACGCCTTCGCCGCCGCCGCGCAAGAGGCCGGCATTCCCGCCACCGGCGACTTCAACCGCGGCAACAACGAGGGCGTGGGCTATTTCGAGGTCAACCAGAAGGCCGGCTGGCGCTGGAACACCGCCAAGGCCTTTCTGCGCCCGGCGCTGAACCGCCCCAACCTCACGGTGTGGACCGGCGCGCACGCCCAGCGCCTGTTGCTGGAGCGCGGCGATGCCGGCCTGCGCTGCGTGGGGCTAGCGCTGGCGCTGGTGCGGGGCGGCCAGGCCGTGACCGTTCGCGCGGCGCAAGAGGTGGTGCTGTCGGCCGGCAGCATCGGCTCGCCGCAGCTGCTGCAGCTGTCGGGCATCGGCCCGGCGGCGCTGCTGCATCAGCACGGCATCCCGGTGCTGGCCGACCTGCCCGGCGTCGGCGCCAACCTACAAGACCATTTGCAGATCCGCAGCGTCTACAAGATCGCCGGCGGCAAGACGCTGAACCAACTGGCCAGCACGCTGTGGGGCAAGGGCCTGATCGGGCTCGAATACGCCTGGCGCCGCAGCGGGCCGATGAGCATGGCGCCCAGCCAGCTCGGCGCCTTCACGCGATCGTCGCCCGCCTTCGAGTGGCCCAACATCGAATACCACGTGCAGCCGCTCAGCCTGGACGCGTTTGGCGAACCGCTGCACGCCTTCCCGGCCATTACCGCCAGCGTGTGCAACCTCAACCCCACCAGCCGCGGCAGCGTGCAGATCAAAAGCCGGCGCTTTGAAGACGCACCGGCGATTGCCCCCAACTACCTGGCCACCGATGAAGACCGCCAGGTCGCCGCCGACAGCCTGCGCGTCACGCGCCGCATCATGGCGCAGCCCGCCATGGCGCGTTTCAAGCCGGAGGAGTTCAAGCCCGGCGCGCAGTACCAGAGCGATGAAGAGCTGACCCGCCTGGCCGGCGACATCGCCAGCACCATCTTCCACCCCGTCGGCACCACCAAGATGGGGCGGGGCGATGATCCGCTGGCCGTGCTGACCCCGCGCCTGCAAGTGCGCGACGGCGCCGGCGGCCTGATCGCCGGCCTGCGCGTGGTCGACGCCGGCGCCATGCCGACGATCACCAGCGGCAACACCAACAGCCCCACGCTGATGATGGCGGAGAAGGCGGCGCGCTGGATGGTGGGCGGCTGA
- a CDS encoding M20/M25/M40 family metallo-hydrolase, with product MNAPLHREMARAPAWDAAAALNQITRQWDGDIVRRLADYIAIPAKSLAFDPDWAAHGFIDRVVRDAADWVLAQKVPGLKLEVVRIGARTPVIFFEIEGTKAGAAQTVLMYGHLDKQPEFTGWRSDLGPWTPKYEDGKLYGRGGADDGYAVYAAIAAVQALKAQNVPHPRIVGLIETSEESGSPDLLHYIDALRPRLGSVGLVVCLDSGAGNYDQLWLTTSLRGMAAGTLKVEVLTEGVHSGDASGLVPSSFRVLRHVLDRLEDSATGRLLPAQFHCEIPPERIAQAKATAAILGDDLFKRYPWVHYDCGGESRSVLPMTGDPVDALLARTWRPTLSVTGAEGFPAPQDAGNVLRPCTAFKLSLRLPPLVDAAQAVQDVKRLLEDNAPYQAKVTFEHSGGATGWNAPASAPWFEQALNAASQAHFGAPCGYIGQGGTIPLMNQLSEGFPTSQMMVCGVLGPRSNAHGPNEFLHVPYAKRLTAAVAEVIARMP from the coding sequence ATGAACGCCCCGCTGCACCGCGAAATGGCCCGCGCGCCCGCTTGGGACGCCGCCGCCGCTCTCAACCAAATCACGCGCCAGTGGGACGGCGACATCGTGCGGCGCCTCGCCGACTACATCGCCATACCCGCCAAGTCGCTGGCCTTTGACCCCGACTGGGCGGCGCACGGCTTCATCGACCGCGTGGTGCGCGATGCCGCCGATTGGGTGCTGGCGCAAAAGGTGCCGGGCCTGAAGCTGGAGGTGGTGCGCATCGGCGCGCGCACGCCGGTGATCTTTTTCGAGATCGAGGGCACGAAAGCCGGCGCCGCCCAGACGGTCTTGATGTACGGCCACCTCGACAAGCAGCCCGAATTCACCGGCTGGCGCTCGGACCTGGGTCCGTGGACGCCCAAGTACGAAGACGGCAAGCTCTACGGCCGCGGTGGCGCCGACGACGGCTACGCGGTGTATGCCGCCATTGCCGCCGTGCAGGCCTTGAAAGCGCAGAACGTGCCGCACCCGCGCATCGTCGGCCTGATCGAGACCAGCGAGGAAAGCGGCTCGCCCGATTTGCTGCACTACATCGACGCGCTGCGCCCGCGCTTAGGAAGCGTCGGCCTGGTAGTGTGCCTGGATTCGGGCGCCGGCAACTACGACCAGCTGTGGCTCACCACCAGTCTGCGCGGCATGGCGGCCGGCACGCTCAAGGTCGAGGTGCTGACCGAGGGCGTGCATTCGGGCGATGCCTCGGGGCTTGTGCCCAGCAGCTTCCGCGTGCTGCGGCATGTGCTGGACCGGCTGGAAGATTCCGCCACCGGCCGCCTGCTGCCGGCGCAGTTCCATTGCGAGATTCCGCCCGAGCGCATCGCGCAGGCCAAGGCCACGGCGGCCATCCTGGGCGACGATTTGTTCAAGCGCTACCCGTGGGTGCATTACGACTGCGGCGGCGAATCGCGCAGCGTGCTGCCGATGACGGGCGATCCGGTCGATGCACTGCTGGCGCGCACCTGGCGGCCCACGCTCTCCGTCACCGGGGCCGAGGGCTTCCCGGCGCCGCAAGATGCGGGCAACGTGCTGCGCCCCTGCACCGCCTTCAAGCTGAGTCTGCGCCTGCCCCCGCTGGTCGATGCCGCGCAAGCCGTGCAGGACGTGAAGCGCCTGCTGGAAGACAACGCGCCGTATCAAGCGAAGGTGACGTTCGAGCATTCAGGCGGCGCCACCGGCTGGAACGCGCCGGCCTCGGCGCCGTGGTTTGAGCAGGCGCTGAACGCCGCGTCGCAGGCGCACTTCGGCGCGCCCTGCGGCTACATCGGCCAGGGCGGCACGATCCCGCTGATGAACCAGCTGAGCGAGGGCTTTCCCACGTCGCAGATGATGGTCTGCGGCGTGCTGGGCCCGCGCAGCAACGCGCACGGGCCGAACGAATTCCTGCATGTGCCCTACGCCAAGCGCCTGACGGCGGCGGTGGCCGAAGTCATCGCCCGCATGCCGTGA
- a CDS encoding DUF1566 domain-containing protein has protein sequence MSNAIWQTLGGGARHAAWVVLALGGQGAAAAVCGGGGYPHLPQGPFVDAGDGLVRHLPSQTVWKRCAEGQRWVRDSCIGDAQMWTAPAAAGRATAVNASAPGTENAGQTSWRLPRLHELRWLVEPGCGEPAINQTQFPRTPSQPFWTETPFVDGDAATDAAWTVDFARGQAQGTDRRALAALRLVRVATGREIGAADVSTPLAPAKPSTRAPAHPSGVRPGGAPPISDPIVIVNPAPPTGGLPVAMLVPPAICPR, from the coding sequence ATGAGCAACGCGATTTGGCAGACCCTGGGCGGTGGCGCACGCCACGCCGCATGGGTCGTTCTGGCCTTGGGTGGGCAGGGGGCCGCCGCGGCAGTCTGCGGGGGCGGCGGTTACCCGCACCTGCCGCAGGGGCCGTTCGTTGACGCCGGTGACGGCCTGGTGCGCCACCTGCCCAGCCAGACCGTGTGGAAGCGCTGCGCCGAGGGCCAGCGCTGGGTGCGCGACAGCTGCATCGGCGATGCCCAGATGTGGACGGCGCCCGCGGCGGCCGGCCGCGCCACCGCCGTCAACGCCAGCGCCCCCGGAACCGAAAACGCTGGCCAGACCAGCTGGCGCCTGCCGCGCCTGCACGAGCTGCGCTGGCTGGTCGAGCCGGGCTGCGGCGAGCCGGCGATCAACCAGACGCAGTTTCCGCGCACGCCGTCGCAGCCGTTCTGGACTGAAACCCCCTTTGTCGATGGCGACGCCGCCACCGACGCCGCCTGGACGGTCGATTTCGCCCGCGGGCAGGCGCAAGGCACCGACCGGCGCGCGCTGGCGGCGCTGCGCCTGGTGCGCGTGGCCACCGGGCGGGAGATCGGCGCGGCCGATGTGTCCACGCCGCTTGCGCCGGCCAAGCCGTCCACCCGCGCGCCAGCGCACCCGTCCGGCGTACGGCCCGGCGGCGCGCCGCCGATCTCGGACCCCATCGTCATCGTCAACCCCGCGCCGCCGACCGGCGGCCTGCCCGTGGCCATGCTGGTGCCGCCGGCCATTTGCCCGCGCTAG
- a CDS encoding alpha/beta hydrolase, producing MAGDPKLFSVGGAQGDALALHDWPLSAGWPTRGMVVLVHGLGEHVGRYAHVADRLNEWGFSVRGYDQYGHGETAGLRGELPADDRLLADLASVIDDTRARMDDRLPLILLGHSMGGLVAARLVSLKLRRVDALVLSSPALNLGLSVLQRALMNTLHRLAPCVRVGSGIDARYLSHDLAVVDAYRADPLVHDRISARLARFMDQAGAAVLKRAPRWKVPTLLLYAGQDKLVNPAGSHAFAAAAPPEWMTVQAFPMHYHELFNELDNAPVFEALRDWLVQRFPPIELERTGVAP from the coding sequence ATGGCGGGCGATCCCAAGTTGTTCAGCGTTGGCGGCGCCCAGGGCGACGCGCTGGCACTGCACGACTGGCCGCTGTCGGCCGGCTGGCCGACGCGGGGCATGGTGGTGCTGGTGCATGGCTTGGGCGAGCACGTCGGGCGCTACGCGCACGTGGCGGATCGCCTCAATGAATGGGGTTTTTCCGTGCGTGGCTACGACCAATACGGCCACGGCGAAACGGCCGGCCTGCGCGGCGAGTTGCCTGCCGACGACCGGCTGCTGGCCGACCTGGCCAGCGTCATCGACGACACGCGCGCGCGCATGGACGACCGCCTGCCGCTGATTCTGCTGGGCCACTCGATGGGCGGCCTGGTGGCGGCGCGGCTGGTGTCGCTCAAGTTGCGCCGGGTCGATGCGCTGGTGCTGTCGTCGCCCGCGCTGAACCTGGGACTCAGCGTGCTGCAGCGGGCGTTGATGAACACGCTCCACCGCCTCGCGCCGTGCGTGCGCGTGGGCAGCGGGATTGACGCGCGCTATCTGTCGCACGATCTGGCGGTGGTTGACGCCTACCGCGCCGATCCGCTGGTGCACGACCGCATCAGCGCGCGGCTGGCGCGCTTCATGGATCAAGCGGGCGCGGCCGTGCTCAAGCGCGCGCCGCGCTGGAAGGTGCCGACCTTGCTGCTCTACGCCGGTCAGGACAAGCTGGTCAACCCAGCCGGCAGCCACGCCTTCGCGGCGGCCGCGCCGCCTGAATGGATGACCGTGCAGGCGTTTCCCATGCACTACCACGAACTGTTCAACGAACTCGACAATGCGCCGGTGTTCGAGGCCCTGCGCGACTGGCTGGTGCAGCGCTTCCCCCCCATCGAGCTGGAGCGCACGGGCGTTGCGCCTTAG
- a CDS encoding ABC transporter ATP-binding protein, whose amino-acid sequence MSTGMTMSEPAEVTVAVPPEGASAPLPPPGDPIIEVRGLWSAFPVPGGGQVVVHKDLDLTVYRGEVLTLVGGSGTGKTVLLRQMLGLNTPYKGSVEVLGHPVSELARDGAAARVGMLFQQGALFSAFSVLDNIAFPLREAGTLPDALVREAALLKLQMVGLKATDAYKMPSELSGGMIKRVALARALIMDPPLLMLDEPTAGLDPDSSDAFVTLLRALHQELGLTVVMVTHDLDTLFELSTRVAVLADQHVIIAAPVTSVLAFDHPFIHHFFLGERGQRAMELLRQRRAPAPPAAVPAPKGD is encoded by the coding sequence ATGAGCACCGGCATGACGATGTCAGAGCCCGCGGAAGTCACGGTTGCCGTGCCGCCCGAAGGCGCCTCGGCGCCCTTGCCGCCGCCGGGCGATCCCATCATCGAGGTGCGCGGGCTGTGGAGCGCGTTCCCCGTGCCGGGCGGCGGACAGGTGGTGGTGCACAAGGATCTCGACCTGACGGTGTATCGCGGCGAAGTGTTGACGCTGGTGGGCGGCTCGGGCACCGGCAAGACAGTGCTGCTGCGCCAGATGCTGGGCCTGAACACGCCTTACAAGGGCAGCGTCGAGGTGCTTGGCCACCCGGTGTCCGAGCTGGCGCGCGACGGCGCCGCCGCGCGCGTGGGCATGCTGTTTCAGCAGGGCGCGCTGTTTTCGGCCTTCAGCGTGCTGGACAACATCGCCTTTCCGCTGCGCGAGGCCGGCACGCTGCCCGATGCGCTGGTGCGCGAGGCCGCGCTGCTCAAGCTGCAGATGGTGGGCCTGAAGGCCACCGATGCCTACAAGATGCCCTCTGAACTCTCTGGCGGCATGATCAAGCGCGTGGCGCTGGCGCGCGCGCTCATCATGGACCCGCCGCTGCTCATGCTCGACGAGCCCACCGCCGGGCTCGACCCGGACAGCTCCGACGCCTTCGTCACCCTGCTGCGCGCGTTGCACCAGGAGCTGGGGCTGACGGTGGTGATGGTCACGCACGACCTCGACACCCTGTTCGAGCTGTCCACCCGCGTCGCCGTGCTGGCCGACCAGCACGTCATCATCGCCGCGCCGGTGACCAGCGTGCTGGCGTTCGACCACCCCTTCATCCACCATTTTTTCCTGGGCGAACGCGGTCAGCGCGCCATGGAACTGTTGCGCCAGCGCCGCGCGCCGGCGCCGCCGGCGGCCGTGCCGGCCCCGAAAGGAGATTGA
- a CDS encoding TIGR04222 domain-containing membrane protein produces the protein MPQPTEDNRPQSVDGAPAATAAPDFELSRLAASGPAHPLWQRLKGHSLDDPRDARPLSVRLAQCTGWSAAHTQRVLHEYRRFLYLAVRLQGRVCPSEAVDEAWHAHLLDSSRYFGDFCPRVLQYTLHHVPSRGGADEGARHAGRYRATLLAYSHVFGEPPPADIWPDSATRFDERTRHLSSRTHWAVPKPAEWGPALERHGRTLRVWAVALSLPALLTIGCAQGRVTIQPGTSGADFLKLYLAALVAVVVFGIWRAARGQPASGGPVRSAGLVPVEHAYLAGGALRAVQTGLASLLQRGAIGINDGQGVLSPRELNALSGWLQRRQPPQHGRAAPSPGALFDSTPGAPAALGVWRALAPPSAGAHPLEHALFDAVRRGVAADRLPQDVRPALDSLHEEIHARGLLSSPGRGQRLRDPVDRAHQLLWAGLLVWGVLRIIHGLQHGRPVGLLIVLTVLSGVLLAFFRASLPNRRTREGREVVRRATLALRRRSNLGATDPLMPLALALVGTGALAIDMQPFRDAIAPMNRADNGGSGCGGATGCGGDGDGGSSDSSSGCGGCGGD, from the coding sequence ATGCCACAACCCACCGAAGACAACCGCCCCCAAAGCGTGGACGGAGCGCCCGCCGCCACCGCCGCGCCGGATTTCGAACTCTCGCGCCTCGCCGCCAGCGGGCCGGCTCACCCGCTCTGGCAGCGGCTGAAGGGGCACAGCCTTGACGACCCGCGCGACGCCCGTCCCTTGAGCGTGCGCCTGGCGCAATGCACCGGCTGGAGCGCCGCGCACACGCAGCGGGTGCTGCACGAATACCGCCGCTTTTTGTACCTGGCCGTGCGCCTGCAAGGCCGCGTGTGCCCCAGCGAGGCGGTGGACGAGGCCTGGCACGCGCACTTGCTCGACTCGAGCCGCTACTTTGGCGACTTCTGCCCACGCGTGCTGCAGTACACGCTGCACCACGTGCCCAGCCGTGGTGGCGCCGACGAAGGCGCGCGCCACGCCGGCCGCTACCGCGCCACGCTGCTGGCCTACAGCCATGTGTTCGGCGAGCCGCCGCCGGCCGACATCTGGCCCGATTCGGCCACGCGCTTTGACGAGCGCACGCGCCACCTGAGCAGCCGCACGCACTGGGCCGTGCCCAAGCCGGCCGAGTGGGGGCCCGCGCTCGAGCGGCACGGCCGTACGCTGCGCGTGTGGGCGGTCGCGCTCAGCCTGCCGGCGCTCCTGACCATCGGCTGCGCGCAGGGGCGCGTGACCATCCAGCCCGGCACATCGGGCGCGGACTTTCTCAAGCTGTACCTGGCGGCGCTGGTGGCCGTGGTGGTGTTCGGCATCTGGCGCGCGGCGCGTGGACAGCCGGCCAGCGGGGGCCCGGTGCGCAGCGCCGGGCTGGTGCCGGTCGAACACGCCTATCTGGCCGGCGGCGCCCTGCGCGCCGTGCAGACCGGGCTGGCCAGCCTGCTGCAGCGCGGCGCGATCGGCATCAACGACGGCCAGGGCGTGCTCTCGCCGCGCGAGTTGAATGCCTTGTCCGGCTGGCTGCAGCGGCGCCAGCCGCCACAGCACGGCCGTGCAGCGCCATCGCCCGGCGCGTTGTTCGACAGCACGCCGGGCGCGCCAGCGGCCTTGGGCGTCTGGCGCGCGCTGGCGCCGCCATCGGCCGGCGCGCACCCGCTCGAACACGCCTTGTTCGACGCTGTGCGGCGCGGCGTGGCGGCCGACCGGTTGCCGCAAGATGTGCGGCCCGCGCTGGACTCGTTGCACGAAGAGATTCACGCGCGCGGCCTACTCAGCTCGCCCGGGCGCGGCCAGCGGCTGCGCGACCCGGTCGACCGCGCGCACCAGCTGCTTTGGGCCGGGCTGCTGGTGTGGGGCGTGCTGCGCATCATCCACGGCCTGCAGCACGGGCGCCCGGTGGGGCTGTTGATCGTGCTGACGGTGCTGAGCGGTGTGCTGCTGGCCTTCTTTCGCGCCAGCCTGCCCAATCGCCGCACCCGCGAAGGCCGCGAAGTGGTGCGCCGCGCCACGCTGGCCTTGCGCCGGCGCAGCAACCTGGGCGCCACCGACCCGCTGATGCCGCTGGCCCTGGCGCTGGTCGGCACGGGCGCGCTGGCGATCGACATGCAGCCCTTCCGCGACGCCATCGCGCCCATGAACCGCGCCGACAACGGCGGCAGCGGCTGCGGCGGCGCCACCGGCTGCGGTGGCGACGGTGACGGCGGCAGCAGCGATAGCAGCAGCGGGTGCGGCGGCTGCGGCGGCGATTAG
- a CDS encoding 6,7-dimethyl-8-ribityllumazine synthase, which produces MNQSDTSHSIANKAYSATTRGQKGLRFAFVRAVWHADIVQQGQAGFVAECARLWPGAPPDIEVHAVPGALEIPLLAQSLARRGGVDAIVACALVVDGGIYRHDFVAHAVIDGLMRVQLDSGVPVFSVVLTPKDFHEHATHRDFFTQHFVTKGAEAARACQQTLAAHAALVG; this is translated from the coding sequence ATGAATCAGTCTGATACTTCACATTCCATAGCAAACAAGGCATATTCCGCCACGACTCGCGGCCAGAAAGGCTTGAGATTCGCCTTCGTGCGCGCCGTCTGGCATGCCGACATCGTGCAACAGGGCCAAGCCGGCTTCGTGGCCGAATGCGCGCGCCTGTGGCCCGGCGCGCCGCCCGACATCGAGGTACACGCCGTGCCCGGCGCCTTGGAGATCCCGCTGCTCGCGCAATCGCTGGCGCGACGCGGCGGCGTGGACGCCATCGTCGCCTGCGCGCTGGTGGTCGATGGCGGCATCTACCGCCACGACTTCGTCGCCCACGCCGTCATCGACGGCCTGATGCGCGTGCAGCTGGACTCGGGCGTGCCAGTGTTTTCGGTGGTGCTCACGCCCAAGGACTTTCACGAACACGCCACGCACCGCGACTTCTTCACCCAGCACTTCGTGACCAAGGGCGCCGAAGCCGCGCGCGCCTGCCAGCAGACGCTGGCGGCGCATGCGGCGTTGGTGGGTTGA
- a CDS encoding bactofilin family protein produces MALQGPFFGKRDDPAPATSPRGGQTSLGGTSSLGSAGGAAQPFAASPSALPATPAAPATESGAKLTVGPNIKLKGVEITDCDTLVVEGTVEATMNSRVIQIAEQGAFKGSAEIDIAEVRGEFDGSLTVRQKLVIFSTGKVTGKIRYGKIVIEEGGQLSGEITFGTSGTDSKSSASSNSTKGDQAALAA; encoded by the coding sequence ATGGCACTGCAAGGACCGTTTTTCGGCAAACGCGACGACCCCGCGCCCGCCACCTCACCGCGCGGCGGTCAAACGTCGCTCGGCGGCACCAGCTCGCTCGGCTCGGCCGGCGGCGCCGCGCAGCCGTTCGCGGCCTCGCCTTCCGCCCTTCCGGCCACCCCCGCCGCCCCGGCCACCGAAAGCGGCGCCAAGCTCACCGTCGGCCCCAACATCAAGCTCAAGGGCGTCGAAATCACCGATTGCGACACGCTGGTGGTCGAGGGCACGGTGGAAGCCACCATGAACTCGCGCGTCATCCAGATCGCCGAGCAGGGCGCCTTCAAGGGCTCGGCCGAGATCGACATCGCCGAAGTGCGCGGCGAATTCGACGGCAGCCTCACGGTGCGGCAAAAGTTGGTGATCTTCTCCACTGGCAAGGTCACCGGCAAGATCCGCTATGGCAAGATCGTGATCGAAGAAGGGGGCCAGCTTTCCGGTGAGATCACATTCGGCACGTCGGGCACCGACAGCAAGTCGTCGGCGTCCAGCAACAGCACCAAGGGCGACCAGGCAGCGCTGGCGGCCTGA